The DNA region GATGAATTAATTAGAtattattatgtctttttttaataaacttttCAAATCAGAAGCTGTTCATCAAATGCCGTGACCCATCAAGGTTGAATAAAGTATTTGCATCAAGTATTGTGATATTTTTGGAATCTACATAGGTATGCCCATGGAAATGGTTAATCAGCTTAAGTACCGTTTTACTCTTCCAAACCCTACAACGGgcctgtaaacaaacctttaAAACAGAAATTTGGATTTCCTAAAAGTAGCTTTAAAGGACCATTTGGTTCAGGATGAGCCATCGTAAAACCACACAAGCTAGTTTTGTACTGAGAGTATTACTGCAGGTAAGACACACACGGACGAAGCTCCACAACAGACCGCGTAATGAAACTTGTGTTGACCAAATATTTACCGTGATTGTTTCAGGCTGCACCTTGTCAGAGATCACGTGGTGTCCGGCCGTTGACGTCCACTCGTGTTGACACTGTCTCCCACAGCGGGGACATTTAATGTGTACTTATGGTGAAACGGTTGCAttcttttttcagtgtgaaCCAACTATGTGTTTCTACAGTTTACGAGGAATTCAGAAAAtacaaattaagaaaaaaaaaaaacaacagtgctGCATATAGTATATTTGATTAATGTTCAAGCTGTAAATGTTTTGCTAGAGTTTATATTCTATAAAAAATGAGTATCTTCATGAAATCTTAACACTTGAATATGTATATGATGAAAGAAATAAACTTATGAATCATAGTAACGCTGTGGGgctttatttcactgtgtctCGTAACACTTTGAACCAACACTGCACATTTTATGTAGTTTATATGCTTCAAACAGTGTAATAATGCTGCTTTTGTCCACACGCCTTCATCCCTTACCATCACTCCGCCTCTCTCTGCTTGAGCAAGAGCAAAATGTCGGCTATCTCCAGAAGTGCTTCAGCCTCTTCTGTGCATCGGTTAACTCTGGTGGAAGATGTGACCTCCTCCTTGACTTCACTGGAGAGGTTTTTCATCAGGCGGCCGTTTTCTTGTTGCCCTCTTTCATCTCTACCCTCTCTCACCGGGAACAAGGGCAGAAAGCATGGTTAGTCAACAAATGGCCCCGTGTTCATTTCTGTCAATGTCAGCAGAATCTGCAGGTTTTAAAGATGCAAATATGAATCTTCAGTTGACGTGATTTGGTACACTCAGTGTTTCATGTTATACCTCTGCCATCAGTCAGAGCATCTAGAAAGGGGTTTATGGGTCTCTGCAGGATCACTCTGTCATCACTGTTATTAGCAGTGAATTTGTTTATAGCCCTGCTGCCTGATAAGGAGGCAGCCCTGGGTTTCTTCTGGCTCCAGGGTGTACGCCTGCTGCCTGGTgaaggtgtctgtgtgtttgcctctgcAGCAGTATCAGTCTGCCCCCCTGTGGCTGCATGCTGTACTGACACATCAACAGGTGGCAGGCACAAGCTAAACCCAGCAGCTTTCAATGCACTGTCTACAACAAAGCTGCACTGAGTCGAGGCATCACACGTCTCAGCCGTGGGGCTTCCGGAAGTTTGAGTTTCCGCATTGCGACTCTCTTTGGATGCTTTCCTGCATCTGCATGAGCTCTGAGTTTGAGCCAGAGCCTGAGGAGAATCGACCTGAGCTGTGTGGCTTCCCATCCGTTGGCTGTTACTCCCAGCTTTCTGATCATCTCTGAAGTTAATTTCAGGTTTTAGGTACGGGGTGAGAAGCCTGTGCTGAGCGTGCCTTTGTTTTGGATTCCCCTGGTAGCCCACATTTGGGTTGAGGCTAGCTGCACAACAGGCTTGGTCTATACATGGAGAAGCAGCCTGGCAGCCTTCTTTCTCCTAAAATAGTTGAAGTGAGACACAACAGTGTTTTGTATTAGATATTGCTAAAGAGAACAGTGTTTGCTGGTGTGCAGTGAAATGAACCAAGAGATGTACTCAAAATTTAGGGCAATGAAAAGTTAATTTTCACTGATAACTAGTGCTGACTGCAGGATTGTTTGTCTGCTATTATTGTACTAGTGTGTGTTCTGTAATGATCAATAATGCCCATGTGTGATATACACTCTGAGTTTAATTAAaatgcatgcagtgtgtgtgttacaaaaTGAAGACTAAACTCTGCTGTGGCTTTAACATCTCTCTGGCACGGTCATGTGATTCTGCAGTCACAGCCCAGCAGCGAGATGGACAAACCTTGTGGCTGTAACTTTACTTACATCATCCGAGTCTGAACTGAGGTAACCTAACGAACAGTTGCAGCCATtcatggagctgctgctgagttcaaAACATGCTGTGGGattgaaaaaaaacatttattcaattTATTGTCATTTCTCCAGCATATACACAACGCATAGATGCTTAAAGACACTTACAAAAGTTCATGTCAGTGAAGCTGGAACACTGTGAATGAAACAGAATTAACATGTAAAACTGCAACTGCTCACATCAAAAGTGCACCAAACCATCATATACACCATTTATCATCTATCAGGAGATATAACACACTGTGCAACAGCTCACAGTGACTGGAGAACCAGGGTACATTTTCTTAATCAGCTCAGATTTGAATGTTAATTCCAAGCAATTACAAACTCGACCACTTGGTGGTAATAAAAGGCTAAtttaacacactcacatatgtgTTAACTTACCTCCACACCCACGCGCTGTGAGTCAGGGACAGTTCTAAcagtaaacaaagaaaacccaACGTAAAACCAAAGCTTCTCAACGACAGTGAAGTGCATATTATGTATAACACATACTGTGGTGTTGAAGGTTTGGCTGGTGTTTCGTCTTTGAGATATATCTTTGATTGTCCTCTCCCAAAATAAGAAGCTGGAAATCAAATTTAATGTTAGCCTGATGAAAAAAAGTCACTGTGGTTGTGCAAAAGCTTCCAGCAGTATTCACCTTCTCTTTGGAGCTCTTCAGTACTGAAGCCCCGAAAGACATCTTCCTcaacctgctgctctgtctctgactggTTGAGAGTGAAGTCCAACGTGGGCTCCCTGTCCTCTGGTTGGTTGAGAGAGATGACCTCATGTCTTGTGTGGTCCCTGGGCTCTGTGTTACTGTGATAACATGCATTGACTTTGAGTGGATAGACATGACAATTtgagaatagaaaaaaaaagccatcaaATTCTCCTGTTGTCCTCACTCTGGCTCTGGACTTCCAAACGGGACTGGAGCTGCAGTGGGTATCTCCAGTTGGTAGAGGGGTGGGTTTAATCCACAGGACCATGGGATAGAGTCTGTCATACCTCTGGGCTGGGAGAAAGGCTGAAACTAGCAAAATTAAATCAGACTGGATATTAGAGTTGTTTTAATGCTCGTCGTTAGCTCTCTTAGTCTGTGTAGATTTACACATTGTACACACAGGAGGAAGCTGTCAGGCAAAAGCCAAAAGCTCCCACGCCTGTGTAAGCACCACAGCTATGATCGTGGTATACAGCACTTTTATTAACGTGAGATATTCCTTAACATTATAAAATGATATATGTCTTTTCACTACCTTGGTCTGCTCCAGCCCTGAGGTGTCCCAGGGTGGAGggaaggagtgaggagagagctgCGCCTGCATCTGGCTTCTCTGCTGGAGATTCAGCTGCAGGGGGAACATTCCTGAAGAAACCACTTTGATTTGACCTAAATCGACTAATTGCGTACAAAATATACtcatgcagaggaagaaaatgcacAGTAACCATTGTGTAAGTTCACTGATGAGAGTTTGTTCTATAAATTACTACACCACCTTGGCCTGaggaagctgatgaggtgaaggAGAAGGGAGATGGCAGGTAGTCAGACGCACTGTTGTCTGAGAAAGCTGACTCCAGCACTGGTGACAGCTAGGGGACAGAAAAGTGACATTTTAGTCCGCGGGTGCGAACATTCATTCATGTTCAGCAATTTTCCCAAAGATaaaatctgttgttgtttttttttaaagtgtaatACAAACAGCTCGAAAGTGACTAACCTGCTGACACTTGAACCCTTGTGGAATAACATGCTTTTTCTTGCTTGTTCCTTGAACACTAGACATttacacaaaataaacacaatgcaTGCTGAAAGATGGTGCTCTGTGAAAAAGGTATTACTGAATATACACTGACTTTATATAGCTGAAAAGCACCGATTGTACCTCAAACTCATCCAGACAGTGGACTCAAAAACCATGGTAAGGAGTCAGTGTGTCTATCACTCATCTCAACAGCTAGTGTGATCAATATTCTGTTTGTGACTGCGGGTGCCTTGACAAACAGCTCTACCTGaactctgattggctctcagcAAGGCTCAGCTGTGATGGAGAGCAGGGGCTCATTGGGAGTACCAGGGGCTCATTTCTCTTGTGCTTGGATCCTCCTTTACCGCTGCCAAGAACAGCAACTTTAGGAGGACCTGAAAGACACGAATGTTTTTGACTTACATCATATGCCATATGGAGGGATGGATTCACATAGGTGCTGATGGATAGACAGGTCTGTGATCACACAGAGTATATATGCCGTAGAGCAATTGTGTCCGTGTGATCCGTTAACTTATTTCTCACCTTTACTCTCTTTCTTAGCAGCAATCTGGTTGACGATGAACAAAGTCATCAGGTCCAAACTACCTGAACTCGTGCCTCGAGGGGATGCTGGCGAAGGAATTCCCAGGTTTTTCAATCTCTGCTGCATTTTCCTCTTCTCAAAGAACTCCTGGGAAACAATAGCGACGTCAAAACAATTAGCTAGACGTATGCGAGGAAGCCT from Chaetodon trifascialis isolate fChaTrf1 chromosome 22, fChaTrf1.hap1, whole genome shotgun sequence includes:
- the LOC139350917 gene encoding uncharacterized protein, coding for MNWVGGSRNRFLMKNDAKRQKEFFEKRKMQQRLKNLGIPSPASPRGTSSGSLDLMTLFIVNQIAAKKESKGPPKVAVLGSGKGGSKHKRNEPLVLPMSPCSPSQLSLAESQSEFSVQGTSKKKHVIPQGFKCQQLSPVLESAFSDNSASDYLPSPFSFTSSASSGQGMFPLQLNLQQRSQMQAQLSPHSFPPPWDTSGLEQTKFQPFSQPRGMTDSIPWSCGLNPPLYQLEIPTAAPVPFGSPEPDNTEPRDHTRHEVISLNQPEDREPTLDFTLNQSETEQQVEEDVFRGFSTEELQREASYFGRGQSKIYLKDETPAKPSTPQTVPDSQRVGVECSSFTDMNFSCFELSSSSMNGCNCSLGYLSSDSDDEKEGCQAASPCIDQACCAASLNPNVGYQGNPKQRHAQHRLLTPYLKPEINFRDDQKAGSNSQRMGSHTAQVDSPQALAQTQSSCRCRKASKESRNAETQTSGSPTAETCDASTQCSFVVDSALKAAGFSLCLPPVDVSVQHAATGGQTDTAAEANTQTPSPGSRRTPWSQKKPRAASLSGSRAINKFTANNSDDRVILQRPINPFLDALTDGREGRDERGQQENGRLMKNLSSEVKEEVTSSTRVNRCTEEAEALLEIADILLLLKQREAE